The following is a genomic window from Prevotella nigrescens.
TCACCTGGTACAAGCGATTGTTCTATCACTCTGCCACGTCCAGACATTATAACTTTTATACCACAGTTTTCTAACAAGTATATCGCATCGCGTGCTCCCATATTGTGTACGTCAGGCACATGTCGTTTATTAATATTCTTTTCTTCCGAGAGTGTTATTCCGTTCTTACCTGTTTTTGCAAATCCCCAAATGTTATTGCCGAATGGATAGGCACCATTCCATCCGTTTTTAACATTAAAACCGAGAGAAGAAAGCACATAATCGGTTGCTAAAAGATTGCCACTCTTTACCAATGGAATAAGCGATGCTGAAGAGTCTCTTGCATCAGACACATTCAGCTTTAAGTTCTGTGCCATTATACCTTCTGCGATATTATGAAAAACAACACCGCTCATTCCACCTCCCGATGCAGGTAAGCCTGACTTTTGTATACATACAATGCAACTATATCGTGGTGCGTCGGCAGGAAAAAAACCTGCAAAACTCAATAAATAGTCAGTTACTCCAGTCTTGTATCCTGCTACACCTTTCGACATCTGTGCTGTACCAGTCTTACCTGCTACGGAAAATTTATCGGAACCAGCCTTTTTTCCTAACCCTTCTGATACTACTTCTGTCAGTATCCTACGTATCTGTGTAATGGTTGATCCCTTTGCAATTCGTTCGCGTTGTATTATCGGAGGATATTCAACTAATGCAGTTCCATCTTTCACAACTTTCTTAACAAAGCGCGGGCGCATCATTTTTCCACCATTTGCGATTGCATTGTAGAAAGTTAATGTAGAAATCGGAGGAACTTGCGTCTCATATCCAATACTCATCCACGGTAAAGCTGTATTGCTCCAGTTGATATATTGACCGTGTTTATTTTTCTTCGGCATACGAATCTTAGCAGGAGAATAGCCCGTGATAGGAATTTGCAAGTCATCGGCTAAACCTAAATTGTAGATTCCTTGTACGAACTTCTCTGGATTTTTATGGTAGAAAGTGTCTATAATTCGGCTTACACCAATATTGGAACTATACTTCAGGCACCATGGTAATGTTAATGTTCCGTAGCCTCCACGTCTCCAGTTGTGGTCTTTCATATCTCGCCCGTACATAGTCCATACACCACCACCAGTTTCTACAGTGTACATTGTGTCTACCACATTATCGTCGAGCGCAACCATCATAGATGCAGTTTTGAAAACAGACCCTGGTTCGAGCAAATCGCTTACGGCATGGTTCTTGATTTCTCGGTATTGCCCATCTTCGCATTTATCAAGATTTACGATAGCTTTGACGTCTCCTGTCGCAACTTCCATAACAATGGCTACGCCTACGTTACCATTTATCTCTTGTAATTCGTTGAGCAACGCCCTTTCGGCTAAGTCTTGAATGCCAACATCTATGGTTGTAACAATATCAGAACCATCAACTGGTGGAATTTCTGTAATGCTAAGATATTTATTACGGATTTTCCGACGATTTTCTATACCATTTGTTCCTCGCAGAATACTGTCAAACGAAAGTTCCAATCCACATCGGGCTACATCTTTTGAACCATAAAGATCGCCAACAGTACGTTGCGCAAGAGAACCAAATGGACGTCTGCGTGCATTAAATTCTTCTTCGTGGAATCCACTTTTAAATTTATTGTACTTAAAGACAGGAAGTTTCTTAACCTCCTTATATGTGTTATAATCGATACGATTTTTCCAAATAGGGAAATGTCGTCTTTCTTCTTTTAATCCATTTAGCAGGTCTTGTTTAAACTTTCCTGCGGTCTTCTCTGGGAAAAGTTCATTTAAGCCTTTACAAATGTAATTTATACTGTCAACAAAAGCAGTATCTTTCCCTGACTCTTTAAGTGTTTTAAAATCGATGTATATTTTAAATTCCGGCAACGAACTAGCCATAAGTTCTCCATCAGAACTTAGTATGTTGCCACGTGTAGGCAAAATAGGTACATTATCTTTCTTCTGTTTTGCTGCGACTTCTAACCAGTAATTCTTTTGAACAATCATAATGTATACAGACTTCGCAACAACAGCTATGGCAATAAGGCTCATAACAAGTGCTATGAGCGAATATCGTGGCATAATATTTTTACTGTTAAACTTGCTCATTATCTTTTATTTTGCTGGTACGTTAATGATAAATGGAGGACGTGATGGAATTTTTAAAATGCTGTCTTTGTTTGTTTTCAGAATTTCTAATACATGACTTTCCCGCGAACGTTCTGTTAGTTGACTGCTGCTCGATAAAGCTCTATATTTTGCATCTGACAGTTCTGTTTGAAGTCTATCTATCTCTATTAAATCTTTCTGAACACTATAGCGATTTGATATATAGATAATAATGAAAAATACAATAAGCACAATGAGACCAATATTGTTTCTTAAGAAATGGGCAGAAAAAATATCTCCACCAAGTATTTTCTTTAAGGTGAAGTTGCTTGCAAGTGGTCGTTCGTCTTCTCGTGCTTGGTCTTCAATTGCATTTTTCAATATCTGCTCTTCCTCTTCTATTTTAGAATTTACAGCCTTTTCTTTTTTCTCAAAATTCTTTTTCCTTTTTGAGTCTTTATCATCTTTAATGTTCCTGTCGTATGAGTCTTTTGTAATTTCTAATTCTATCTCAGAGCCATTCATTGCTACAGAATCAGCAGTCTGATCAGATAATATCTTTATCTCATCAGTCTCGTCTTTCTGACGTTCTCTTATTGTGAAGATGGGTTTTGCCCCAACTTCTGGCGTCTCGTTATTTTCTGTAAGTTTGTCGTTCATTTATCTTTTTTCTGCTATTCTTAGTTTTGCGCTGCGACTTCGTGAATTTCTCTCTTGCTCTTCGTTGCTTGGTACTATCACCTTATTATTTATTAATTTAAATGGTGCATTGATATGTCCAAAAAAGTCTTGTTCTATCTTACCTTCAATATTTCCCGATTTCATCACATTCTTCACGAGCCGATCTTCTAATGAATGGTAAGTAATAATGGCAATTCTACCACCAGGCTTCAATACTTCTGACGCACTGTTTAGCATTTCTTTCAAGGCAATCATTTCTTGATTAACCTCTATGCGTAAAGCCTGAAATAGTTTAGCCATCTCTTTTTTCTCTCGCTCTCGCTTAAAAAGAGGTTCAACAACGGATTGAAGATCCCTTGTTGTAAGTATAGGTGCTTTCTCCCTGCTGTTTACAATCGCTGCAGCAACCTTATACGAATTTTTAATTTCTCCATAAAGATAAAACATATCAGCAAGTTGCTGCTCGTCGTATTCTTGTAAAATGTCTGCCGCAGTCTTTTGTGCCCGTATGTTCATACGCATAT
Proteins encoded in this region:
- a CDS encoding penicillin-binding protein, whose protein sequence is MSKFNSKNIMPRYSLIALVMSLIAIAVVAKSVYIMIVQKNYWLEVAAKQKKDNVPILPTRGNILSSDGELMASSLPEFKIYIDFKTLKESGKDTAFVDSINYICKGLNELFPEKTAGKFKQDLLNGLKEERRHFPIWKNRIDYNTYKEVKKLPVFKYNKFKSGFHEEEFNARRRPFGSLAQRTVGDLYGSKDVARCGLELSFDSILRGTNGIENRRKIRNKYLSITEIPPVDGSDIVTTIDVGIQDLAERALLNELQEINGNVGVAIVMEVATGDVKAIVNLDKCEDGQYREIKNHAVSDLLEPGSVFKTASMMVALDDNVVDTMYTVETGGGVWTMYGRDMKDHNWRRGGYGTLTLPWCLKYSSNIGVSRIIDTFYHKNPEKFVQGIYNLGLADDLQIPITGYSPAKIRMPKKNKHGQYINWSNTALPWMSIGYETQVPPISTLTFYNAIANGGKMMRPRFVKKVVKDGTALVEYPPIIQRERIAKGSTITQIRRILTEVVSEGLGKKAGSDKFSVAGKTGTAQMSKGVAGYKTGVTDYLLSFAGFFPADAPRYSCIVCIQKSGLPASGGGMSGVVFHNIAEGIMAQNLKLNVSDARDSSASLIPLVKSGNLLATDYVLSSLGFNVKNGWNGAYPFGNNIWGFAKTGKNGITLSEEKNINKRHVPDVHNMGARDAIYLLENCGIKVIMSGRGRVIEQSLVPGEKIKQGMVCKLRFA
- a CDS encoding FtsL-like putative cell division protein; amino-acid sequence: MNDKLTENNETPEVGAKPIFTIRERQKDETDEIKILSDQTADSVAMNGSEIELEITKDSYDRNIKDDKDSKRKKNFEKKEKAVNSKIEEEEQILKNAIEDQAREDERPLASNFTLKKILGGDIFSAHFLRNNIGLIVLIVFFIIIYISNRYSVQKDLIEIDRLQTELSDAKYRALSSSSQLTERSRESHVLEILKTNKDSILKIPSRPPFIINVPAK
- the rsmH gene encoding 16S rRNA (cytosine(1402)-N(4))-methyltransferase RsmH, which codes for MVKTAETYHVPVLLYESVNGLNINPNGIYVDITFGGGGHSKEILSRLSKNGHLYSFDQDADAERNIYELNSDGKKPENFTFVRSNFRYLANWLRYYGVKQIDGLLGDLGVSSHHLDDEFRGFSFRFNAPLDMRMNIRAQKTAADILQEYDEQQLADMFYLYGEIKNSYKVAAAIVNSREKAPILTTRDLQSVVEPLFKREREKKEMAKLFQALRIEVNQEMIALKEMLNSASEVLKPGGRIAIITYHSLEDRLVKNVMKSGNIEGKIEQDFFGHINAPFKLINNKVIVPSNEEQERNSRSRSAKLRIAEKR